From the genome of Streptacidiphilus rugosus AM-16, one region includes:
- a CDS encoding sensor histidine kinase, which yields MNGDQGGKRIRGAIRELGGTVRADLVTPVFDRFSAEGRAARGAETPPRRKVPRRAVVLMTLLGLVLLAINTNQYAFSYRMGVPLGLLLGGVQSAALVGALWEPISAWWVSTLTMLLGAWYATAVHRGGGITFTMAGDAAVQAGWTPATIVLQALVLLMLALRVRSRIAVEALGITLFAALLAQLYKPDEQGSAIGFAVIVFSLAVLIGASLRGWRVARTQLVAQEELTAEERARRTLLEERTRIARELHDVVAHHMSVISIQAQVAPHLVENPPEELRENLAGIRQNAVEALAELRRVLGVLRGEDPYAEGVRDAPQPTLDRLPELMENVRGAGLGVTVETFGERRPLSPGAELSAFRIVQEALSNAMRHAPGAPVTVLLDYRSAGLTVRVANAAPDHPPTPAPGIGHGLLGMRERTAMLGGELATGPTPDGGYEVVAVLPVSLEDPA from the coding sequence GTGAACGGGGATCAAGGTGGGAAGCGCATACGGGGAGCGATACGCGAACTCGGGGGGACGGTCCGTGCGGACCTGGTCACCCCGGTCTTCGACCGCTTCTCCGCCGAGGGCCGGGCGGCCAGGGGGGCGGAGACGCCTCCCCGGCGGAAGGTGCCGAGGCGTGCGGTCGTGCTGATGACCCTGCTCGGCCTGGTGCTGCTGGCGATCAACACCAACCAGTACGCCTTCTCCTACCGGATGGGCGTGCCGCTGGGCCTGCTGCTGGGCGGCGTGCAGTCGGCGGCCCTGGTCGGCGCCCTGTGGGAGCCGATCTCCGCCTGGTGGGTGTCGACCCTGACGATGCTGCTGGGAGCCTGGTACGCGACGGCGGTCCATCGCGGCGGCGGCATCACCTTCACCATGGCGGGCGACGCGGCGGTGCAGGCGGGCTGGACCCCGGCCACGATCGTCCTCCAGGCGCTGGTGCTGCTGATGCTCGCGCTGCGGGTCCGGTCCAGGATCGCGGTCGAGGCGCTCGGCATCACCCTGTTCGCCGCCCTGCTGGCCCAGCTCTACAAGCCGGACGAGCAGGGTTCGGCGATCGGCTTCGCCGTCATCGTCTTCTCGCTCGCGGTGCTGATCGGCGCCTCGCTGCGGGGCTGGCGGGTGGCCAGGACGCAGTTGGTCGCCCAGGAGGAGCTGACGGCGGAGGAGCGCGCCCGGCGCACCCTGCTGGAGGAGCGCACCCGGATCGCCCGCGAGCTGCACGACGTGGTGGCCCATCACATGTCGGTGATCTCCATCCAGGCGCAGGTCGCCCCGCATCTGGTGGAGAACCCGCCGGAGGAGCTGCGCGAGAACCTGGCCGGCATCCGGCAGAACGCGGTGGAGGCGCTGGCCGAACTCCGCCGCGTGCTGGGCGTGCTGCGCGGGGAGGACCCCTACGCCGAGGGCGTCCGCGACGCGCCGCAGCCCACCCTGGACCGGCTGCCGGAACTGATGGAGAACGTGCGCGGCGCCGGGCTCGGGGTCACCGTCGAGACCTTCGGCGAGCGGCGGCCGCTCTCGCCCGGCGCGGAGCTCTCGGCGTTCCGCATCGTCCAGGAGGCGCTGAGCAACGCCATGCGCCACGCGCCGGGAGCCCCGGTCACGGTGCTGCTCGACTACCGGTCGGCCGGCCTGACCGTCAGGGTCGCCAACGCCGCACCGGATCACCCGCCCACGCCCGCGCCCGGCATCGGCCACGGGCTGCTGGGCATGCGCGAACGCACGGCCATGCTGGGCGGCGAACTCGCCACCGGCCCGACCCCCGACGGCGGCTACGAGGTCGTGGCCGTGCTCCCCGTGTCCCTGGAGGACCCCGCATGA
- a CDS encoding acyltransferase family protein: protein MSGTSLRHLAARIDAATPPDRDRAIDALRAFAILGVVLGHWLVTALVFDSGKVADASPLQHMPQLAPISWAFQTLAVFFLVGGQVAARSYATARARGRSYPQWLAARLGRLFRPVAAVLVVWSVVTVVLLASGVDYATVHTLVKLVLSPLWFLLVFAALTAATPLVHRLHPLWPLAVVLYVDLWRFGFHGPAWVGWINLPAGWLVPYCLGAAWAREGLRSRTTGWVLLVGGAVTTALLVLFAGYPASMVGVPGDHISNLNPPTLAAVTFGLAQCGAALLLLGPLRRVLRRPAAWAAVALVNLSAMTIFLWHQTAAMTVAALGLLAGHPLLGLHTVPDGAGWILARLAWLPVFALMLAVCWAAFRHHEHGRGERRSRRVAGSTPASLTVGVAAPAVELAERL, encoded by the coding sequence ATGTCCGGCACGTCCCTGCGTCACCTGGCGGCGAGGATCGACGCCGCCACCCCGCCCGACCGGGACCGCGCGATCGACGCCCTGCGCGCCTTCGCCATCCTCGGCGTGGTGCTCGGCCACTGGCTGGTGACCGCGCTCGTCTTCGACAGCGGCAAGGTCGCCGACGCCAGTCCGCTCCAGCACATGCCGCAACTGGCCCCGATCTCCTGGGCGTTCCAGACCCTGGCGGTGTTCTTCCTGGTAGGCGGCCAGGTCGCCGCCCGCAGCTACGCCACCGCCCGTGCCCGGGGCCGGAGTTACCCGCAGTGGCTGGCGGCCAGGCTGGGCCGGCTGTTCCGGCCGGTGGCCGCCGTGCTGGTGGTCTGGTCCGTGGTCACCGTCGTGCTGCTGGCCTCCGGGGTGGACTACGCCACCGTCCACACGCTGGTGAAGCTGGTCCTTTCACCGCTCTGGTTCCTGCTGGTCTTCGCCGCGCTGACGGCGGCGACGCCGCTGGTCCACCGGCTGCACCCGCTGTGGCCGCTCGCCGTGGTGCTCTACGTGGACCTGTGGCGCTTCGGCTTCCACGGGCCCGCCTGGGTGGGCTGGATCAACCTGCCCGCCGGCTGGCTGGTGCCCTACTGCCTGGGCGCGGCCTGGGCCAGGGAGGGCCTGCGGAGCCGGACGACGGGCTGGGTGCTGCTGGTCGGCGGGGCCGTCACCACCGCGCTGCTGGTCCTGTTCGCGGGCTATCCGGCCTCCATGGTCGGCGTGCCCGGCGATCACATCTCGAACCTCAACCCGCCCACCCTGGCCGCCGTCACCTTCGGCCTGGCCCAGTGCGGCGCGGCGCTGTTGCTGCTCGGCCCGCTGCGCCGGGTGCTCCGCCGACCGGCGGCCTGGGCGGCGGTGGCGCTGGTGAACCTCTCCGCGATGACGATCTTCCTGTGGCACCAGACCGCGGCGATGACCGTGGCCGCCCTCGGTCTGCTGGCCGGACACCCGCTGCTCGGCCTGCACACCGTGCCCGACGGCGCGGGCTGGATCCTGGCGCGGCTGGCCTGGCTGCCGGTCTTCGCGCTGATGCTCGCGGTCTGCTGGGCGGCGTTCCGGCACCACGAGCACGGGCGGGGCGAGCGCCGCAGCCGCCGCGTGGCGGGCAGCACGCCCGCGTCGCTGACCGTGGGCGTCGCCGCTCCCGCCGTCGAACTCGCCGAGCGGCTCTAA
- a CDS encoding alpha/beta hydrolase, with product MVSRPISPRLRRTLAAGLVAVAVAAPLAGMAGPDAVPAPDPVAQAPLAVGGVGALDARYAASRAGVLAAERTADAYGDRQRAAALRTMADPARHFLSFDGRDGGRTVEVFGDLAHARRVAVLVPGSDTNLDSYERLRAGAVALEQQAGGDAAHTAVVAWLGYPTPATVSPEVLTDGLADRAAPQLDAFVGQLHQLLPQARTSLVCHSYGSVVCARAAGGLAAADIVLYGSPGVGGDAGTVAGLHTRAAVWAGRGAKDWIADVPHVRVPLLFTTVGLGADPTAPGFGAHLFPAGDADHSTYLQPGSLSLRSIAAIVTGAADAADAAT from the coding sequence ATGGTGTCCCGTCCGATCTCCCCGCGCCTGAGGCGCACCCTGGCGGCCGGTCTGGTGGCCGTCGCGGTGGCGGCGCCGTTGGCGGGCATGGCGGGCCCCGACGCGGTGCCCGCGCCGGACCCGGTCGCCCAGGCGCCGCTCGCCGTCGGCGGGGTCGGCGCGCTGGACGCGCGTTACGCCGCCTCCCGCGCGGGCGTCCTCGCCGCCGAGCGGACCGCCGACGCCTACGGCGACCGGCAGCGGGCCGCGGCCCTGCGGACGATGGCCGACCCGGCACGCCACTTCCTCTCCTTCGACGGCCGCGACGGCGGCCGCACGGTCGAGGTCTTCGGCGACCTCGCCCACGCCCGCCGGGTCGCCGTGCTGGTGCCCGGCTCGGACACCAACCTCGACAGCTACGAGCGCCTGCGGGCCGGGGCGGTCGCCCTGGAGCAGCAGGCGGGCGGCGACGCGGCGCACACCGCGGTCGTGGCGTGGCTCGGCTACCCGACTCCGGCCACGGTCAGCCCCGAGGTGCTGACCGACGGCCTCGCCGACCGGGCCGCTCCGCAACTCGACGCATTCGTCGGCCAGTTGCACCAGCTGCTGCCGCAGGCGCGCACCTCGCTGGTCTGCCACTCCTACGGCTCCGTGGTCTGCGCCCGCGCCGCGGGCGGTCTGGCCGCGGCCGACATCGTGCTCTACGGGAGCCCCGGCGTCGGCGGTGACGCGGGCACCGTGGCCGGGCTGCACACCAGGGCGGCGGTCTGGGCCGGGCGCGGCGCCAAGGACTGGATCGCCGACGTGCCGCACGTGCGCGTGCCGCTGCTGTTCACCACCGTCGGCCTCGGCGCGGACCCGACCGCGCCCGGCTTCGGTGCGCACCTCTTCCCGGCCGGCGACGCCGACCACAGCACCTACCTGCAGCCGGGCTCGCTCTCGCTGCGCAGCATCGCCGCGATCGTGACCGGCGCGGCCGACGCCGCCGACGCCGCCACCTGA
- a CDS encoding lytic transglycosylase domain-containing protein, with amino-acid sequence MRNKVRLATRLTVAAAIAGGAVLTTVGAASAATPASYSASGYGDNLDGWIAQAQAVLSADGDQVPSADAIKARAMTESSGNPSAVNNWDSNAAAGTPSEGLMQVIQPTFDTYAAPGHNDIMNPVDNIVAAVRYANATYGSFDTIAYGTNGY; translated from the coding sequence ATGCGCAACAAGGTCCGTCTCGCCACCCGTCTGACCGTCGCCGCCGCCATCGCGGGCGGTGCGGTGCTCACCACCGTCGGCGCCGCGAGCGCCGCGACCCCGGCGAGCTACAGCGCCTCGGGCTACGGCGACAACCTGGACGGCTGGATCGCGCAGGCCCAGGCCGTACTGTCCGCCGACGGCGACCAGGTCCCCTCCGCCGACGCCATCAAGGCGCGCGCCATGACCGAGTCCTCGGGCAACCCGAGCGCCGTCAACAACTGGGACTCCAACGCCGCCGCGGGCACCCCGTCCGAGGGTCTGATGCAGGTCATCCAGCCGACCTTCGACACCTACGCGGCGCCGGGCCACAACGACATCATGAACCCGGTCGACAACATCGTCGCGGCCGTCCGCTACGCGAACGCCACCTACGGCTCCTTCGACACCATCGCCTACGGCACCAACGGCTACTGA
- a CDS encoding diacylglycerol/lipid kinase family protein gives MRDFTAVINPISGGGDGFARWGAVSEHLRAAGATVRALPTRSREDAIASARRAAESGDVVVAVGGDGMVRDVADGVVRGGGVMGIVPAGRGNDLARLLDLPHDPAALARHLLDHPTRAIDVLEVNGAIAPGNVYIGIDSVATQIINAGRRLPALLVYRLAPIRAILGWRPAGYRLEVDGAVREVRAHTVVVANSGAYGHGLRIVPPAVLDDGLLDVMVVGDGPRSAVVSFMQEAKRGTHVDRPEVSLTTARTVTVDTDRPVPVCADGDEIATLPARITLLPGALTLIG, from the coding sequence ATGCGCGACTTCACTGCGGTGATCAACCCCATCTCGGGTGGCGGCGACGGCTTCGCCCGCTGGGGCGCGGTCTCCGAGCACCTGCGGGCGGCGGGTGCGACCGTCCGGGCGCTGCCGACCCGCAGCCGGGAGGACGCGATCGCCTCGGCCCGCCGCGCGGCGGAGTCCGGGGACGTGGTCGTCGCCGTGGGCGGGGACGGGATGGTGCGCGACGTCGCGGACGGCGTGGTGCGCGGCGGGGGCGTGATGGGCATCGTCCCCGCCGGCCGGGGCAACGACCTCGCCCGACTGCTCGACCTGCCGCACGACCCCGCCGCGCTGGCCCGGCATCTGCTCGACCACCCCACGAGGGCGATCGACGTGCTGGAGGTCAACGGCGCGATCGCGCCGGGCAACGTCTACATCGGGATCGACTCGGTGGCCACGCAGATCATCAACGCGGGCCGCCGGCTGCCGGCGCTGCTGGTCTACCGGCTCGCGCCGATCCGCGCGATCCTCGGCTGGCGTCCCGCGGGCTACCGCCTGGAGGTGGACGGGGCCGTCAGGGAGGTGCGGGCGCACACGGTGGTGGTCGCCAACTCCGGTGCGTACGGCCACGGTCTGCGGATCGTGCCGCCCGCGGTGCTGGACGACGGGCTGCTGGACGTCATGGTGGTCGGCGACGGACCGCGCAGCGCGGTGGTCTCCTTCATGCAGGAGGCCAAGCGCGGCACCCATGTCGACCGCCCCGAGGTCTCGCTGACCACCGCCCGCACGGTGACCGTGGACACCGACCGGCCGGTTCCGGTCTGCGCGGACGGGGACGAGATCGCCACCCTGCCGGCCAGGATCACGCTGCTGCCTGGGGCGTTGACGCTCATCGGCTGA
- a CDS encoding FAD-binding oxidoreductase — MNESDLPVVDFHPYRWGDPAHATHLPDAARDTLAAFGVKTPAQPPVEPEQVRLPALTLDPDALAALSAVVGAEHLRSDHEARVAHTRGWSTPDLLRLRAGDGSDAPDAVAYPGSHEEVVALLGLCAERRIAVVPYSGGTSVVGGLAPLREGFAGVVAIDLRRLDAVLAVDAVSRTATLQAGLRGPAAEAALRAEGFTLGHFPQSYEGASIGGYAAARSAGQSSAGYGRFDDMVVGLTLATPRGTVTLGSAPKSAAGPDLRQLVLGSEGTLGVITSVTVRLRPAPAERVFEAWRFPSFEAGADALRKLVQDGPEPTVLRLSDEAETSVNLADPTAMFGGGPGGCLAVTGYEGTAEDVAARRAGASAVLRAAGGESLGTEGGEAWRTGRYRAPYLRDPLLDAGVLIETLETVTFWSTLHELRAAVTAALTDSLNAQGTPPLVLCHISHVYETGASLYFTVACAQTEAPLEQWQAAKSAANAAIRSCGAAITHHHGVGTDHRDTYAEEIGPLGVDVLRAVKDALDPVGVLNPGVLVKPLADGD, encoded by the coding sequence ATGAACGAGTCAGACCTGCCCGTCGTGGACTTCCATCCCTACCGCTGGGGTGATCCCGCGCACGCCACGCATCTGCCGGACGCCGCCAGGGACACGCTGGCCGCCTTCGGCGTGAAGACGCCCGCCCAGCCGCCGGTCGAGCCGGAGCAGGTGCGGCTGCCCGCGCTCACCCTCGACCCGGACGCGCTGGCGGCCCTGTCGGCGGTCGTCGGCGCCGAGCACCTGCGCTCCGACCACGAGGCGCGGGTGGCGCACACCCGCGGCTGGTCCACCCCCGACCTGCTCAGGCTCCGGGCCGGCGACGGCTCCGACGCGCCGGACGCGGTGGCCTACCCCGGCTCGCACGAGGAGGTCGTCGCGCTGCTCGGGCTCTGCGCGGAACGCCGCATCGCGGTCGTGCCATACTCCGGCGGCACCTCGGTCGTCGGCGGACTGGCGCCGCTGCGCGAGGGCTTCGCGGGCGTGGTCGCGATCGACCTCCGGCGGCTGGACGCGGTCCTCGCCGTCGACGCGGTCTCCCGCACCGCCACCCTGCAGGCGGGCCTGCGCGGACCGGCCGCCGAGGCCGCGCTGCGCGCGGAGGGATTCACCCTGGGCCACTTCCCGCAGTCGTACGAGGGCGCGAGCATCGGCGGCTACGCGGCGGCCCGCTCGGCCGGGCAGTCCTCGGCCGGCTACGGCCGTTTCGACGACATGGTCGTCGGGCTGACGCTGGCCACCCCGCGCGGCACGGTCACCCTGGGCAGCGCGCCCAAGTCGGCGGCCGGTCCTGACCTGCGGCAGTTGGTCCTCGGCTCGGAGGGCACTCTCGGCGTGATCACCTCGGTCACCGTGCGGCTGCGTCCCGCCCCGGCCGAGCGGGTCTTCGAGGCCTGGCGGTTCCCCTCCTTCGAGGCGGGCGCGGACGCGCTGCGGAAGCTGGTGCAGGACGGCCCCGAGCCGACGGTGCTGCGGCTGTCCGACGAGGCCGAGACGAGCGTCAACCTGGCCGATCCGACCGCGATGTTCGGCGGCGGCCCCGGCGGTTGCCTCGCGGTGACCGGTTACGAGGGCACCGCCGAGGACGTCGCCGCGCGCCGGGCGGGCGCGTCGGCCGTGCTGCGGGCGGCGGGCGGCGAATCGCTGGGCACCGAGGGCGGCGAGGCCTGGCGCACCGGCCGCTACCGCGCGCCGTACCTGCGCGACCCGCTGCTCGACGCGGGCGTGCTGATCGAGACGCTGGAGACGGTGACCTTCTGGTCCACGCTGCACGAGCTGCGCGCCGCCGTCACCGCCGCCCTGACGGACAGTCTGAACGCCCAGGGAACCCCGCCCCTGGTGCTCTGCCACATCTCGCACGTCTACGAGACCGGCGCCTCGCTCTACTTCACCGTCGCCTGCGCCCAGACCGAGGCCCCGCTGGAGCAGTGGCAGGCCGCCAAGTCGGCTGCCAACGCGGCGATCCGCAGCTGCGGCGCGGCGATCACGCACCACCACGGCGTCGGCACCGACCACCGCGACACCTACGCGGAGGAGATCGGCCCGCTCGGCGTCGACGTGCTGCGCGCGGTCAAGGACGCCCTCGACCCGGTCGGCGTTCTCAACCCCGGCGTGCTCGTCAAACCACTCGCGGACGGTGACTGA
- a CDS encoding TetR/AcrR family transcriptional regulator, which produces MSQRINSPAEDSPKAELRAANAIPEEQILDAAYRLLLTIGPQRMTMADLARQAGVSRATLYRRWGSVREVLAALTTRAWVTLAEQAFPADAHTEVSRARLVDGVVLLARAIRTHPLLRTIVELDPEFLTPYLLKRRGTNTNHQLAMLEAGLRTAIAGGSVRDADPALLAHSVLLTAWSFTLTGPVLAGAPEGEGPELDRLDAELRLLLDRYLAP; this is translated from the coding sequence ATGTCGCAGCGAATCAACAGCCCCGCCGAAGACTCGCCCAAGGCAGAGTTGCGGGCGGCCAACGCCATCCCCGAGGAGCAGATCCTCGACGCGGCCTACCGCCTGCTGCTGACGATCGGTCCGCAGCGGATGACCATGGCCGACCTCGCCCGGCAGGCCGGCGTATCCCGCGCCACGCTCTACCGCCGCTGGGGCTCGGTGCGCGAGGTGCTGGCCGCGCTCACCACCCGGGCCTGGGTCACCCTCGCCGAGCAGGCGTTCCCCGCGGACGCCCACACCGAGGTCTCCCGCGCGCGTCTGGTCGACGGCGTCGTGCTGCTCGCCCGCGCCATCCGCACACACCCGCTGCTGCGCACGATCGTCGAGCTTGACCCCGAGTTCCTTACCCCGTACCTGCTCAAGCGGCGCGGCACGAACACCAACCACCAGCTCGCGATGCTGGAGGCCGGCCTCCGCACCGCCATCGCCGGCGGCTCGGTCCGTGACGCCGATCCGGCCCTGCTCGCGCACTCGGTGCTGCTGACGGCCTGGTCCTTCACCCTCACCGGTCCCGTCCTCGCGGGCGCCCCCGAGGGCGAGGGCCCGGAACTGGACCGGCTCGACGCCGAGCTCCGCCTGCTGCTCGACCGCTACCTCGCCCCGTGA
- a CDS encoding glycerol-3-phosphate dehydrogenase/oxidase: MNSSLNAARRTAELAALRDPAAEPVDVLVIGGGVTGAGVALDAAARGLSVVLAEKHDLGFGTSRWSSKLVHGGLRYLASGSVGIAHESAVERGILIEHTAPHLVRALPQVVPLLPGTGRAESALVRVGFLAGDALRVAARTSSATLPRSRRLSRAEVLRYAPTVAAAGLRGGLVFWDGQLTDDARLVTALARTAAGLGAKVLTRCSATDATGRGATLRDELSGESFTVAARMVINAAGVWAGSLAPGITLRPSRGTHLVLRQESFGGLSAGLTVPIPGETNRFVFALPAPDGRVYVGLTDEDAPGPIPDVPQATDDEIDFLLRTINTALRAPLTRDDLLGTFAGLRPLLDTGAGRTADVSRKHAVLTAPDGLVTVVGGKLTTYRRMAEDALDAALAASGRTAAPCRTRSLPLVGAADRETLARVDAPLRLVQRYGVEAPAVLAEADGDPELLRPVAPGTDTTAAELLFAVRHEGALDTGDLLDRRSRLGLSPATRAAALPAAEQALTR; encoded by the coding sequence GTGAACTCCTCCCTCAACGCCGCCCGCCGCACCGCCGAACTGGCCGCCCTGCGCGACCCCGCCGCGGAACCGGTGGACGTCCTGGTCATCGGGGGCGGCGTGACCGGCGCGGGCGTCGCCCTGGACGCCGCCGCGCGCGGACTCTCCGTCGTGCTGGCCGAGAAGCACGACCTCGGTTTCGGCACCAGCCGGTGGAGCTCGAAGCTGGTGCACGGCGGACTGCGTTACCTCGCCTCCGGCAGCGTGGGCATCGCCCACGAGAGCGCCGTCGAGCGCGGCATCCTGATCGAACACACCGCCCCGCACCTGGTCCGCGCGCTGCCGCAGGTCGTCCCGCTGCTCCCCGGCACCGGCCGGGCGGAGTCCGCCCTGGTCCGGGTCGGCTTCCTGGCCGGCGACGCGCTGCGCGTCGCCGCCCGCACCTCCTCCGCCACCCTGCCGCGCTCGCGCCGCCTCTCCCGTGCGGAGGTCCTGCGATACGCGCCGACCGTCGCCGCGGCCGGACTACGCGGCGGACTGGTCTTCTGGGACGGCCAACTCACCGACGACGCCCGGCTGGTGACCGCTCTCGCGCGCACCGCCGCCGGGCTGGGCGCGAAGGTGCTGACCCGCTGCTCGGCCACGGACGCGACCGGGCGCGGCGCCACCCTGCGCGACGAGCTCAGCGGCGAGTCCTTCACCGTCGCGGCGCGGATGGTGATCAACGCCGCCGGCGTCTGGGCCGGCTCGCTCGCGCCGGGCATCACGCTGCGGCCCAGCCGGGGCACGCACCTGGTCCTGCGCCAGGAGTCGTTCGGCGGACTCAGCGCCGGGCTCACCGTGCCGATCCCCGGCGAGACCAACCGCTTCGTCTTCGCGCTGCCGGCGCCCGACGGGCGCGTGTACGTCGGCCTGACCGACGAGGACGCGCCGGGGCCGATCCCCGACGTCCCGCAGGCCACCGACGACGAGATCGACTTCCTGCTGCGCACCATCAACACCGCGCTGCGCGCCCCGCTCACCCGTGACGACCTGCTCGGCACCTTCGCCGGTCTGCGCCCGCTGCTGGACACCGGCGCCGGCCGCACCGCCGACGTCTCCCGCAAGCACGCGGTGCTGACCGCCCCGGACGGCCTGGTCACCGTCGTCGGCGGCAAGCTCACCACCTACCGCCGGATGGCCGAGGACGCCCTCGACGCCGCGCTGGCCGCCTCCGGCCGCACCGCCGCCCCCTGCCGCACCCGCTCGCTGCCGCTGGTCGGGGCCGCCGACAGGGAGACCCTGGCCCGGGTGGACGCGCCGCTGCGCCTGGTGCAGCGCTACGGCGTCGAGGCCCCGGCGGTCCTGGCCGAGGCCGACGGCGACCCGGAGCTGCTGCGCCCGGTCGCGCCCGGCACGGACACCACGGCCGCCGAACTCCTCTTCGCGGTCCGCCACGAGGGCGCGCTCGACACGGGCGACCTGCTGGACCGGCGCAGCCGGCTCGGCCTCTCCCCGGCCACCCGCGCCGCCGCCCTGCCGGCGGCTGAGCAGGCGCTGACCCGGTAG
- a CDS encoding carbon-nitrogen hydrolase family protein — protein sequence MRTLAIAALQTAPVAHDLEASWLRFAEQVRTTRALFPHVQLVVVPELFLAAEGPLLRPAPDDWMERAAVGVPGPLTDRLAALAVETGLWLVPGTVFERTPEGVIHNTALVISPEGAIVARYRKVFPWQPYEAAEPGDAFTVFEMPGVGTVGLAICYDGSFPETMRQLAWLGAEVVIQPTLTTTRDREMELVCARANAWTNQLYVVNVNAADPAGVGASAIVDPEGMVRQQAGSGEEVLVDVLDLDAVTRVRRFGSAGINRPWSQLARYGSSIELPMYGGTFRTPEWAEG from the coding sequence ATGCGTACCCTCGCCATCGCCGCCCTGCAGACCGCGCCCGTGGCGCACGACCTGGAGGCGAGCTGGCTCCGCTTCGCCGAGCAGGTGCGGACCACCCGGGCGCTCTTCCCGCACGTGCAGCTCGTGGTGGTGCCCGAACTCTTCCTCGCCGCCGAGGGGCCGCTGCTGCGCCCGGCTCCCGACGACTGGATGGAGCGGGCCGCCGTCGGCGTGCCCGGGCCGCTGACCGACCGGCTGGCCGCGCTCGCCGTGGAGACCGGCCTCTGGCTGGTGCCCGGCACCGTCTTCGAGCGCACCCCGGAGGGGGTGATCCACAACACCGCCCTGGTGATCTCGCCCGAGGGCGCGATCGTCGCCCGCTACCGCAAGGTCTTCCCCTGGCAGCCCTACGAGGCGGCGGAGCCCGGCGACGCGTTCACCGTCTTCGAGATGCCCGGCGTCGGCACGGTCGGGCTGGCCATCTGCTACGACGGCTCCTTTCCCGAGACGATGCGTCAGCTCGCATGGCTCGGCGCGGAGGTGGTGATCCAGCCGACGCTGACCACCACGCGTGACCGCGAGATGGAACTGGTCTGCGCCCGGGCCAACGCCTGGACCAACCAGCTCTACGTGGTCAACGTCAATGCCGCCGACCCGGCCGGGGTCGGCGCCAGCGCGATCGTCGACCCCGAGGGCATGGTCCGCCAGCAGGCCGGGAGCGGCGAGGAGGTGCTGGTCGACGTGCTCGACCTGGACGCCGTCACCCGGGTCCGCCGCTTCGGCTCGGCCGGGATCAACCGGCCCTGGAGCCAACTCGCCCGCTACGGGTCCTCGATCGAGCTGCCCATGTACGGGGGCACGTTCCGCACGCCGGAGTGGGCCGAGGGCTGA